The genomic region TCACGACGGCGAGGGGCCGAACTGGATGCGGCGATCCGCGAGGCGGCCCTCGGCCTGCTGGCCGAGCACGGTCCGGCCGGTGTGACGATGGAGGCCGTCGCGACCGCGGCCCGGACCAGCAAGCCCGTGCTGTACCGGCGCTGGCCGGACGCGACGGCGCTGCTGCGCGACACCCTGCTCAGCATCGCCACCGCCGCGATCCCGCACGAGGACACCGGCAGCTACCGCACCGACATGCTCGCCGTCCTGCGGGGATGGGCGGCACTGTTCACCGGTCCGCAGGCCGCGGTGATCCGGTCGGCGATCGGGGCCGCCGCGCACGACCCCGCGCTCGCCGAGGCCTTCCGCACCGACGTCATCGGATGGCGCAAGAAGGAGATGGCGGCCCTGCTGACCCGTGGCATCGCCCGCGGCGACGTGCGCGCCGACGTCCCGGTCGAGCTCGCCCGGGAACTCGGTCAGAGCGTGCTGTGGCACCGCCTCCTGATCACCGGCGATCCCATCGACGACGACCTGGTGGTGCAGTTGGTCGACGA from Mycolicibacterium phlei harbors:
- a CDS encoding TetR/AcrR family transcriptional regulator, with product MATSRRRGAELDAAIREAALGLLAEHGPAGVTMEAVATAARTSKPVLYRRWPDATALLRDTLLSIATAAIPHEDTGSYRTDMLAVLRGWAALFTGPQAAVIRSAIGAAAHDPALAEAFRTDVIGWRKKEMAALLTRGIARGDVRADVPVELARELGQSVLWHRLLITGDPIDDDLVVQLVDEVLVPFVCP